In one window of Halomarina pelagica DNA:
- a CDS encoding nucleoside recognition protein, whose protein sequence is MPGLVDLALGTVLPRVATIALLISVGVALADLLVGLGAVRAIAGLSRPLTGPANLPEEVGTAILTTTASTTAGYGMLAEFRESGTLDDRATLVAVTINTFFGFVQHVFTFYAPVLIPILGLEVGLLYVGARAAVALAITCTGVVAGALLLDDRADRAATPTVEADGSGGSGGSDDRPLPVLLRDAVERGLGKTRDVLPRLLVVYAAVALLTARYDLTRVGGAADPLADLIGLPVAAIPVIAVFTLDTTNGALVLAPLVEDGVFTPRTAVATMLVGGVVSFAVSTFKRSIPFQYGIWGAEFGSKVVLVNTALKVFWIAVAVVLLLAWP, encoded by the coding sequence GTGCCGGGACTCGTCGATCTCGCGCTCGGGACCGTGCTGCCGCGGGTGGCGACCATCGCGCTGCTCATCTCGGTCGGGGTGGCGCTGGCCGACCTGCTCGTCGGTCTCGGCGCGGTTCGCGCCATCGCGGGCCTGTCGAGGCCGCTCACCGGCCCGGCGAACCTCCCCGAGGAGGTCGGCACCGCCATCCTGACCACGACCGCCTCGACCACGGCGGGCTACGGGATGCTCGCGGAGTTCCGCGAGTCGGGGACGCTCGACGACCGCGCGACGCTCGTCGCGGTCACCATCAACACGTTCTTCGGGTTCGTCCAGCACGTGTTCACCTTCTACGCGCCGGTACTGATCCCGATCCTCGGTCTCGAGGTCGGCCTGCTCTACGTCGGCGCGCGGGCGGCCGTCGCGCTCGCCATCACCTGCACGGGCGTCGTCGCCGGCGCGCTCCTGCTCGACGACCGCGCGGATCGGGCGGCGACGCCGACCGTCGAGGCCGACGGGAGCGGCGGGAGCGGCGGGAGCGACGACCGACCGCTGCCGGTCCTCCTCCGCGACGCGGTCGAACGCGGCCTCGGGAAGACGCGGGACGTCCTCCCGCGGTTGCTGGTCGTCTACGCCGCGGTCGCCCTCCTGACGGCGCGCTACGACCTGACGCGCGTCGGCGGGGCGGCGGACCCGCTCGCCGATCTGATCGGGTTACCCGTCGCCGCGATTCCGGTGATCGCGGTGTTCACCCTGGACACGACCAACGGCGCGCTCGTGCTCGCGCCGCTCGTCGAGGACGGCGTGTTCACCCCGCGGACCGCCGTGGCGACGATGCTCGTCGGCGGCGTCGTCTCCTTCGCCGTCTCCACGTTCAAGCGCTCGATCCCGTTTCAGTACGGCATCTGGGGGGCCGAGTTCGGCTCGAAGGTCGTGCTCGTGAACACCGCGCTCAAGGTGTTCTGGATCGCTGTCGCCGTGGTGCTGCTGCTCGCCTGGCCGTAG
- a CDS encoding CBS domain-containing protein, with the protein MFIPLRVRDVMTEPVETTDPGAAVADAAGRLRTGGIGSLVVVDGGRPAGVVTKSDLVRVLADGADPETVTVESTMSSPPVTIGPDAPLERAAETLEEHEIEHLPVVADGDLVGIVTTTDLTYHLPELSLQHNWREIGEFARLGNDETAYESAEWEFTHTRENGAPVGVGDTVRFSKELSETDVRSFAQSSGDTNRLHLDDEFARETRFGRRIAHGTLVSGVISAALARIPGLTIYLSQDLRFLAPVDVGETVTAVCEVVEDLGGDRFRLMTAVYDEDGERVVDGEAIVLVDDTPYDVEEKLEPVEGDDD; encoded by the coding sequence ATGTTCATCCCGCTGCGCGTGCGTGACGTGATGACGGAGCCGGTGGAGACGACGGATCCGGGGGCGGCCGTCGCCGACGCGGCGGGCCGCCTCCGGACCGGCGGGATCGGATCGCTGGTCGTCGTCGACGGCGGACGGCCCGCCGGCGTCGTGACGAAGTCCGACCTCGTCCGCGTGCTCGCCGACGGCGCGGACCCGGAGACGGTCACCGTCGAGTCGACGATGTCCTCCCCGCCGGTGACGATCGGTCCCGACGCCCCGCTCGAACGCGCGGCCGAGACGCTTGAGGAACACGAGATCGAGCACCTCCCGGTCGTGGCGGACGGCGACCTCGTCGGCATCGTCACCACGACGGACCTCACCTACCACCTCCCCGAACTCTCCCTCCAGCACAACTGGCGCGAGATCGGCGAGTTCGCCCGACTCGGGAACGACGAGACGGCCTACGAGTCCGCCGAGTGGGAGTTCACCCACACCCGCGAGAACGGCGCTCCGGTCGGCGTCGGCGACACGGTGCGCTTCAGCAAGGAACTCTCGGAGACGGACGTGCGGTCGTTCGCCCAGTCGAGCGGCGACACGAACCGCCTCCACCTGGACGACGAGTTCGCCCGGGAGACGCGCTTCGGGCGGCGGATCGCCCACGGAACGCTCGTCTCCGGCGTCATCAGCGCCGCGCTCGCGCGCATCCCCGGCCTCACGATCTACCTCTCGCAGGACCTCCGCTTCCTCGCGCCGGTCGACGTGGGCGAGACGGTCACCGCCGTCTGCGAGGTCGTCGAGGACCTCGGCGGCGACAGGTTCCGCCTCATGACGGCCGTCTACGACGAGGACGGCGAGCGCGTCGTCGACGGCGAGGCGATCGTCCTCGTCGACGACACGCCCTACGACGTCGAGGAGAAACTGGAACCGGTCGAGGGCGACGACGACTGA
- a CDS encoding molybdopterin-dependent oxidoreductase has protein sequence MRLEPRPRLVDWTVLVLVTLAVVTGVVSLTAGSAREAWLFVLHGAGGLVLVVLLFWKLRRVRRRVTVRPDRTVALSVLLAAVALAALTTGIAWVLGADPDLAGWTLLTLHMALGVLVVPLVLYHLAKRFRTPARADWEGRRTALQYAGLVLFGALAWRVQQAAVAALDTAGADRRFTGSKPRGGSGNRFPVTSWVLDDPDPVDAEAWRLHVAGAVERPLTLGYGDLDARAERREVLDCTSGWFVERDWRGVPVADLLDEAGVGEGARWVTFHSVTGYRFGFPVDVARDVLLAMHVDGERLDHGHGFPLRVVAPGRRGFQWVKWVTAVEVRETRDWGQWIAIFVSGLD, from the coding sequence GTGCGCCTCGAACCCCGTCCGCGGCTGGTCGACTGGACCGTCCTCGTCCTCGTGACGCTCGCGGTCGTCACGGGCGTCGTCAGCCTCACCGCCGGGAGCGCCCGCGAGGCGTGGCTCTTCGTCCTCCACGGCGCGGGCGGCCTCGTCCTCGTCGTCCTCCTGTTCTGGAAGCTCCGGCGCGTCCGCCGTCGGGTGACGGTCCGCCCGGACCGCACGGTCGCGCTGTCGGTGCTCCTCGCCGCCGTCGCGCTCGCGGCGCTCACGACGGGGATCGCGTGGGTACTCGGCGCGGATCCCGACCTCGCGGGGTGGACGTTGCTCACTCTCCACATGGCCCTCGGCGTGCTCGTCGTCCCGCTCGTCCTCTATCACCTCGCGAAGCGCTTCCGGACGCCCGCCCGCGCCGACTGGGAGGGCCGCCGGACGGCGCTACAGTACGCCGGGCTCGTCCTCTTCGGCGCGCTCGCCTGGCGCGTCCAGCAGGCCGCCGTCGCCGCCCTCGACACGGCCGGCGCGGACCGCCGGTTCACCGGCTCGAAGCCGCGCGGCGGGTCAGGCAACCGCTTCCCGGTGACGAGCTGGGTGCTCGACGATCCCGATCCCGTGGACGCCGAGGCGTGGCGACTCCACGTCGCGGGGGCGGTCGAGCGCCCGCTGACGCTCGGGTACGGCGACCTCGACGCGCGCGCAGAGCGGCGCGAGGTGCTCGACTGCACCAGCGGCTGGTTCGTCGAGCGCGACTGGCGGGGCGTCCCCGTCGCCGACCTGCTCGACGAGGCGGGCGTCGGCGAGGGGGCGCGCTGGGTGACCTTCCACTCGGTGACGGGCTACCGCTTCGGCTTCCCGGTGGACGTCGCCCGCGACGTGCTGCTCGCCATGCACGTCGACGGCGAGCGCCTCGACCACGGCCACGGCTTCCCCCTCCGCGTTGTCGCGCCCGGGCGGCGCGGCTTCCAGTGGGTCAAGTGGGTCACGGCAGTCGAGGTGCGCGAGACGCGCGACTGGGGGCAGTGGATCGCCATCTTCGTCAGCGGACTGGACTGA
- a CDS encoding metal-dependent hydrolase, translating to MMAVTHVLVGMALSGVVLAFAPDLAPVALAAGALGGAFPDFDLYVGHRRTLHYPVYATLGGLVALAVSAATPAPLTVALAAFLLAAGVHAAMDALGGGLELKPWERTSERAVYSHFHDRWLRPRRWVRYDGAPEDLALSAVVAAPLLALYDPPVSLAVGALLAVAMGYALLRKRLADCWAVLVALLPPSLATYLPDRFGEVRGDGGEVR from the coding sequence ATGATGGCAGTGACGCACGTCCTCGTGGGCATGGCGCTCTCGGGTGTCGTGCTCGCGTTCGCCCCCGACCTCGCCCCGGTAGCCCTCGCCGCCGGCGCGCTCGGCGGCGCGTTCCCCGACTTCGACCTCTACGTGGGACACCGGCGCACGCTCCACTACCCCGTGTACGCGACGCTCGGCGGGCTCGTCGCGCTCGCGGTGAGCGCAGCGACCCCCGCGCCGCTCACGGTGGCGCTCGCCGCCTTCCTGCTCGCCGCGGGCGTGCACGCCGCGATGGACGCCCTCGGCGGCGGTCTCGAGCTGAAGCCGTGGGAACGCACCTCCGAACGGGCGGTGTACAGCCACTTCCACGACCGCTGGCTCCGCCCCCGTCGCTGGGTGCGCTACGACGGCGCGCCGGAGGACCTCGCGCTCTCCGCCGTCGTGGCCGCGCCGCTGCTCGCGCTCTACGACCCCCCCGTCTCGCTCGCCGTCGGCGCGCTCCTCGCGGTGGCGATGGGATACGCGCTGCTCCGCAAGCGCCTCGCCGACTGCTGGGCCGTGCTCGTCGCCCTCCTGCCGCCCTCGCTCGCGACGTACCTCCCCGATCGGTTCGGCGAGGTGCGGGGAGACGGCGGCGAGGTGCGGTGA
- a CDS encoding YihY/virulence factor BrkB family protein, translating into MASERVRRTGLDVVGLAREKQVTTVAASLGYHAFNTLVPLALFLVIGLSLFGGTDQAARVVESTTGVGSTQVRSLVRSVVKTRTGRFRAAALAFLILAWSAVRTFRATNGAFVSIYGTREGTRWTERAVDIALATVTIPLALVLVGVGGVAVTFAGDGFVWRIVSPFVLFAALVVAFLPMYYLFPAADVTVREVLPGATFAAAVWTLSGLFFRFYATISGSVHFYGVAGGLLLLLTWLYLGGLVVLVGAIVNAVLAGRTEPDEEWTLD; encoded by the coding sequence GTGGCGTCGGAGCGAGTCCGTCGAACGGGGCTGGACGTCGTCGGACTCGCGCGGGAGAAGCAGGTGACGACGGTCGCGGCCAGCCTGGGGTACCACGCGTTCAACACGCTGGTCCCGCTCGCGCTGTTTCTCGTCATCGGCCTCTCGCTGTTCGGGGGGACCGATCAGGCCGCCCGGGTGGTCGAGTCGACGACCGGCGTCGGTTCGACGCAGGTCCGCTCGCTGGTCCGCTCGGTCGTGAAGACCCGGACGGGGCGCTTCCGGGCGGCCGCCCTCGCGTTCCTCATCCTCGCCTGGAGCGCCGTCCGGACCTTCCGGGCGACGAACGGCGCGTTCGTCTCCATCTACGGGACGAGAGAGGGGACGCGGTGGACCGAGCGGGCAGTCGACATCGCGCTCGCGACGGTGACCATCCCGCTCGCGCTCGTGCTCGTCGGCGTCGGCGGCGTCGCGGTCACGTTCGCCGGCGACGGGTTCGTCTGGCGGATCGTGAGCCCGTTCGTCCTGTTCGCGGCGCTCGTCGTCGCGTTCCTCCCCATGTACTACCTCTTTCCCGCGGCCGACGTGACCGTTCGTGAGGTGCTCCCCGGCGCGACGTTCGCGGCCGCCGTGTGGACGCTCTCGGGCCTGTTCTTCCGCTTCTACGCGACGATCTCCGGGAGCGTCCACTTCTACGGCGTCGCCGGCGGGCTGTTGCTCCTGCTGACGTGGCTCTACCTCGGCGGCCTCGTCGTCCTCGTCGGCGCGATCGTGAACGCCGTGCTCGCCGGCCGGACCGAACCCGACGAGGAGTGGACCCTGGACTAG
- a CDS encoding magnesium transporter has translation MTVREVAGEAYREGLPALAASAVGGLLAGVVLGGMRAEFEAVPGLLVLVPAILATRGNVYGSLGARVSTALHQGLVAPSLAEADERLRSAVAAAIGNGVIASAFAAVAAYVVLALFSMPAAPLWVLVAISLVAALLSGVVLAAIVVAVVFAGYRRGYNPDTLVGPIVTTAGDVFGVTFLYLAVRLVLEVAG, from the coding sequence ATGACCGTCCGTGAGGTGGCAGGGGAGGCCTACCGCGAGGGGTTGCCCGCGCTCGCGGCCAGCGCCGTGGGCGGCCTGCTGGCCGGCGTCGTCCTCGGCGGGATGCGGGCGGAGTTCGAGGCCGTCCCCGGGTTGCTCGTGCTGGTCCCCGCCATCCTCGCGACGCGCGGAAACGTCTACGGATCGCTCGGCGCGCGCGTCTCGACGGCGCTCCACCAGGGGCTGGTGGCCCCCTCCCTGGCGGAGGCAGACGAGCGCCTGCGATCGGCGGTGGCCGCCGCCATCGGCAACGGCGTGATCGCCAGCGCGTTCGCGGCGGTGGCGGCGTACGTCGTCCTCGCGCTGTTCTCGATGCCGGCCGCGCCGCTGTGGGTGCTCGTGGCGATCTCGCTCGTGGCGGCGCTCCTCTCGGGCGTCGTCCTCGCGGCGATCGTCGTCGCCGTCGTCTTCGCCGGCTATCGGCGGGGGTACAACCCCGACACGCTCGTCGGTCCCATCGTCACGACCGCGGGCGACGTCTTCGGCGTCACCTTCCTCTACCTGGCGGTTCGGCTCGTCCTCGAGGTGGCCGGATGA
- a CDS encoding magnesium transporter, with product MTTEWSVRAITRAMLPILLALTLVEIGSGLVLGSFEATLLRYPSLLVLVPVTIGTAGNLGSVLAARLSTAFHLGTLSFGPDDTLLGNAGATVALALTVFPVVGIGAWALSSVTGGSELRLLTVVLVATLSGAALAVLAVAVTVTATYAAYRFELDPDDVVIPVVTNVCDVLGVIVLFVVVQSLL from the coding sequence ATGACGACCGAGTGGTCGGTGCGGGCCATCACTCGGGCGATGCTGCCGATCCTGCTGGCGCTCACGCTCGTCGAGATCGGGAGCGGGCTCGTCCTCGGGAGCTTCGAGGCGACGCTGCTTCGGTACCCCTCGCTGCTCGTGCTGGTGCCGGTCACCATCGGGACGGCGGGGAACCTGGGGAGCGTCCTCGCCGCCCGCCTGTCCACGGCGTTCCACCTGGGGACGCTCTCGTTCGGCCCGGACGACACGCTCCTCGGCAACGCCGGGGCCACCGTGGCGCTCGCGCTCACCGTCTTCCCGGTCGTGGGGATCGGGGCGTGGGCGCTCTCCTCGGTGACCGGCGGGTCGGAACTGCGGCTCCTCACGGTCGTCCTCGTCGCCACCCTCAGCGGCGCGGCGCTGGCCGTCCTCGCGGTCGCGGTGACCGTCACCGCGACCTACGCCGCCTACCGGTTCGAACTCGACCCGGACGACGTCGTCATCCCGGTGGTGACGAACGTCTGCGACGTGCTCGGGGTGATCGTGCTGTTCGTCGTCGTGCAGTCGCTGCTCTAG